A stretch of Aureispira sp. CCB-E DNA encodes these proteins:
- a CDS encoding phosphoribosylanthranilate isomerase: MKIKVCGMREVANIEALTALNIDFVGFIFYSQSPRYVQQLPTIDISPRIKRVGVFVNATIAEIEQRIEAFALDCIQLHGNESPDFCKQLQQKRIVVLKAFAVDEQFDFDTLKAYEAYCDYFLLDAKGKSYGGNGVQFDWQILEQYTSSKPFFLSGGIGLTDIPQVLRLAHPQLYGIDVNSRFEIAPALKDLAQIKELVQQIKE, translated from the coding sequence ATGAAAATTAAGGTCTGTGGAATGAGAGAAGTTGCTAATATTGAGGCTTTGACAGCACTGAATATTGATTTTGTAGGATTTATTTTCTATTCCCAATCACCTAGATATGTGCAGCAACTACCAACAATAGATATTTCGCCAAGGATTAAACGAGTGGGCGTTTTTGTCAATGCTACGATAGCTGAGATAGAGCAACGTATAGAGGCATTTGCATTGGATTGTATCCAACTGCATGGAAATGAATCACCTGATTTTTGCAAGCAATTGCAACAAAAGAGAATCGTTGTGCTCAAAGCTTTTGCTGTAGACGAGCAATTCGATTTTGATACCTTAAAGGCGTATGAAGCTTACTGTGATTATTTCTTATTGGATGCCAAAGGAAAGTCTTATGGAGGGAATGGTGTTCAATTTGATTGGCAAATTTTGGAACAGTATACTAGCTCAAAACCCTTTTTTTTGAGCGGAGGAATTGGGCTAACGGATATTCCTCAAGTTTTAAGATTAGCACATCCTCAATTATATGGAATTGATGTAAACAGTAGGTTTGAAATAGCACCCGCCCTAAAAGATTTGGCTCAAATCAAAGAATTAGTACAACAAATAAAGGAATAA
- the trpC gene encoding indole-3-glycerol phosphate synthase TrpC: METILDQITAYKRKEVEQRKTLYPAQLLEQSIYFDTPIVSLVEFLKRPTMQGIIAEFKRQSPSKGNINAYAKVEEVSIGYMQAGASALSVLTDTHFFGGSSSDLTEARRFNYAPILNKNFVIDAYQIIEAKSIGADVILLIAECLDAKELRRLAQFAKSLGMEVLMEVHTEDQLNKLCPEVDLVGVNNRNLKTFEVDIENSLRIASLLPNNVVKVAESGINAPDTVVLLQEHGFEGFLIGEYFMQHARPQDACARFIQQVSLKSTKKFSYEN; encoded by the coding sequence ATGGAAACGATATTAGACCAAATAACCGCTTACAAAAGAAAAGAGGTAGAACAGCGCAAAACCTTATATCCCGCTCAACTACTAGAACAAAGCATCTACTTTGATACACCTATCGTATCATTAGTAGAATTTTTGAAACGACCAACCATGCAAGGTATTATTGCAGAGTTTAAGCGTCAATCTCCTTCCAAGGGAAACATCAATGCATATGCAAAAGTCGAAGAAGTTTCTATTGGTTATATGCAAGCAGGTGCTTCGGCTTTATCGGTATTAACCGATACGCATTTTTTTGGAGGTTCGTCTAGTGATCTAACAGAAGCCAGACGGTTTAATTATGCCCCTATATTAAATAAAAACTTTGTGATTGATGCGTATCAAATTATAGAAGCAAAATCAATAGGAGCAGATGTGATTTTGTTGATTGCAGAATGTTTGGATGCTAAAGAGTTAAGACGTTTGGCACAATTTGCTAAAAGTTTGGGAATGGAAGTATTGATGGAAGTGCACACCGAAGATCAATTGAATAAGTTGTGTCCAGAGGTAGATTTAGTTGGTGTTAACAATCGAAATTTAAAAACTTTTGAAGTAGATATTGAAAACTCTTTGCGGATTGCTTCCTTATTACCCAATAACGTGGTCAAAGTTGCAGAAAGTGGCATCAATGCCCCCGATACAGTAGTCTTGCTCCAAGAACATGGATTTGAAGGTTTTTTAATTGGAGAATATTTTATGCAACACGCTAGACCTCAAGATGCTTGTGCGAGATTTATTCAACAGGTAAGCTTAAAAAGCACTAAAAAGTTCTCCTATGAAAATTAA
- the trpD gene encoding anthranilate phosphoribosyltransferase has protein sequence MKKILQSLFQQEYLTRAEAKRILIDIAQEKFNPSHIVAFLTVFQMRPISTEELQGFREALLELCLKIDLSDYNSVDLCGTGGDGKDTFNISTLAAVVVAGAGYMVTKHGNYGVSSVCGSSNVLEKLGYKFTNKEAVLKNQLEKHQLCFLHAPLFHPAMKAVGTIRKDLGLRTFFNLLGPLVNPVQPKQQMVGVSNLEIVRLYQYVLQQTDKEFAIVHALDGYDEVSLTGAFKVITPTTEALLTPHGIGQKQQYAKDLEGGSTIAAAAQIFSTILEGRGSTAQNQVVCTNAGIAIQRFNPQKALEDCIKEAEEALFSKRAYQNFKQLINQ, from the coding sequence ATGAAAAAAATATTGCAAAGCTTGTTTCAACAAGAATACTTGACTCGGGCAGAAGCCAAAAGAATCTTAATTGACATTGCCCAAGAAAAATTTAATCCATCTCATATCGTTGCTTTTTTGACGGTATTTCAAATGCGACCGATTTCTACAGAGGAACTGCAAGGCTTTCGCGAAGCCTTATTAGAATTGTGCTTAAAAATTGATTTGTCAGATTATAATAGTGTGGATTTGTGTGGAACGGGAGGGGACGGAAAAGATACCTTTAATATTTCTACTTTGGCAGCTGTTGTCGTAGCAGGAGCTGGATATATGGTTACTAAGCATGGTAATTATGGAGTGTCTTCTGTTTGTGGTTCTTCTAATGTACTTGAAAAATTAGGGTATAAATTTACGAATAAGGAAGCTGTGTTAAAAAATCAATTGGAGAAACATCAACTTTGTTTTTTGCATGCTCCGTTATTTCATCCTGCCATGAAAGCAGTAGGAACTATTCGCAAAGATTTAGGGCTGCGTACTTTTTTTAATCTACTAGGTCCTTTAGTCAATCCAGTGCAACCCAAACAACAGATGGTTGGAGTTTCTAATTTGGAGATTGTTCGGCTGTATCAATATGTATTGCAACAAACAGATAAAGAATTTGCTATCGTTCATGCCTTGGACGGTTATGACGAAGTTTCTTTAACAGGAGCGTTCAAAGTGATAACACCTACAACGGAAGCATTATTAACGCCTCATGGAATTGGACAAAAACAGCAGTATGCTAAAGATTTAGAAGGAGGAAGCACCATTGCTGCGGCTGCTCAAATATTTTCAACCATATTAGAAGGGAGAGGAAGTACTGCCCAAAATCAAGTCGTTTGTACCAATGCAGGGATTGCCATTCAACGCTTTAATCCTCAAAAAGCACTAGAAGACTGCATCAAGGAAGCAGAGGAGGCTTTATTCAGCAAACGAGCATATCAAAATTTTAAACAGCTAATCAATCAATAA
- a CDS encoding aminodeoxychorismate/anthranilate synthase component II encodes MKLLIIDNYDSFTYNLVQYLREILHGGVEVYRNDQISLAEVANYDAIVLSPGPGLPKDAGIILDIIKTYHTKKPILGICLGHQAIGQAFGATLKNIKKVYHGIATPIQILDRTGLFEGQPDRLVVGRYHSWIIDTKKLPDCLKILAQDETGQIMAIKHQRAPVMGMQFHPESVLTPQGKALLQNFVKEAQAFLRKKLVKQ; translated from the coding sequence ATGAAACTACTAATTATAGATAATTACGATTCCTTTACCTACAATTTGGTGCAATATCTTCGAGAAATCCTGCACGGGGGCGTTGAAGTTTATAGAAATGACCAAATTTCTTTAGCAGAAGTTGCTAATTACGACGCTATTGTTCTTTCCCCAGGTCCAGGTCTGCCCAAAGACGCAGGGATTATATTAGATATCATTAAGACGTATCACACCAAAAAGCCAATATTGGGAATATGCTTAGGGCATCAAGCTATTGGTCAAGCATTTGGGGCAACGCTCAAAAATATCAAAAAAGTCTATCATGGAATTGCTACACCTATTCAAATTTTAGATCGGACTGGTCTATTTGAGGGGCAACCCGATAGACTGGTGGTCGGACGCTATCATTCTTGGATTATAGATACCAAAAAACTTCCAGATTGCTTGAAAATCTTGGCTCAGGATGAAACAGGGCAAATTATGGCTATAAAACATCAAAGGGCACCTGTAATGGGCATGCAGTTTCATCCAGAATCTGTACTAACGCCTCAAGGCAAAGCACTGCTTCAGAACTTTGTCAAAGAGGCTCAGGCTTTTCTAAGAAAAAAATTGGTAAAACAATAA
- a CDS encoding anthranilate synthase component I family protein, with the protein MNLMKFRTISRTRLADLHTPVSIYLQLRDKMAHSLLLESSDYQSKENSYSFICAEPIAELMIQDRVLKYHFPDGTVENFQIPPKNNVSNLLEQFCNRFQFEGAAAYQRFNGLFGHTNFDAVQYFETLELDATKRQHDLPDLRYAVYRYVIVINHYTSEMYLLENLLEGQESELDKVERYLKKGALTTYQFELDGKRTSNLSDEAFKDLVRKGKEHCALGDVFQIVFARQFQQHFKGDDFNVYRALRSINPSPYLFYFDYGAYKIFGSSPEAQLVIRDRKVTLTPIAGTYKRTGNAKLDQENATALLADPKENAEHVMLVDLARNDLNRHTQNVVVEEYKEIQYYSHVIHLISKVKGDLPTDANIFQVFGDTFPAGTLSGAPKYKALELINEYENQSRGFYGGAIGFFNPKGQLNQAIMIRSFMSKDNCLYYQAGAGIVIDSEEEKELQEVNNKLAALQKALNQAIEV; encoded by the coding sequence TCGTACTCGCTTAGCAGATTTGCATACTCCTGTCAGCATTTACCTGCAATTAAGAGACAAAATGGCGCACAGTTTATTGTTAGAAAGCTCTGATTACCAATCAAAAGAAAATAGCTATTCTTTTATTTGTGCAGAACCAATTGCCGAATTGATGATACAAGACCGAGTGCTGAAATATCATTTTCCAGATGGAACGGTAGAGAACTTTCAGATACCGCCCAAGAATAATGTTTCTAATTTACTGGAGCAATTTTGCAATCGATTTCAGTTTGAAGGAGCAGCTGCTTATCAACGATTTAATGGATTGTTTGGTCATACTAATTTTGATGCCGTTCAGTATTTTGAAACATTGGAATTAGATGCGACCAAACGGCAACATGATTTGCCAGATTTGAGATATGCGGTCTATCGTTATGTCATTGTTATCAATCATTATACGAGTGAGATGTACTTACTGGAAAATCTGTTAGAAGGTCAGGAAAGTGAATTGGATAAAGTAGAGCGTTATTTAAAAAAAGGAGCATTGACCACTTATCAATTTGAATTAGATGGAAAAAGGACTAGCAATTTAAGTGATGAAGCATTCAAAGATTTGGTTAGAAAAGGGAAAGAACATTGTGCCCTTGGAGATGTTTTTCAGATTGTTTTTGCTCGCCAATTTCAGCAACATTTCAAAGGAGATGATTTTAATGTTTACCGAGCGTTGCGTTCTATTAATCCTTCCCCATACCTATTTTATTTTGATTATGGAGCTTACAAAATATTTGGATCTTCCCCAGAAGCTCAACTAGTTATTCGAGACCGCAAAGTAACGCTAACGCCCATTGCAGGCACCTATAAACGAACAGGTAATGCAAAATTAGATCAAGAAAATGCTACTGCTTTACTTGCTGACCCAAAAGAGAATGCAGAGCATGTGATGTTGGTAGACTTAGCTCGTAATGATTTGAATCGACACACACAAAATGTAGTGGTAGAAGAGTATAAAGAAATTCAGTATTACAGTCATGTTATTCATCTTATCTCTAAAGTGAAAGGAGATTTACCCACTGACGCAAATATTTTTCAGGTCTTTGGCGATACTTTTCCAGCAGGAACCTTATCAGGAGCACCTAAATATAAAGCACTAGAGTTGATTAATGAATACGAAAACCAAAGCAGGGGCTTTTATGGAGGTGCTATTGGCTTTTTTAATCCCAAAGGTCAGCTAAATCAGGCGATAATGATTCGATCCTTTATGAGCAAAGACAACTGTCTGTATTATCAAGCAGGGGCTGGTATTGTGATAGATTCAGAAGAAGAAAAAGAATTGCAAGAAGTCAATAATAAACTAGCTGCTCTCCAAAAGGCGCTAAATCAGGCTATTGAAGTATAA